In Nitrosophilus labii, the following proteins share a genomic window:
- a CDS encoding thiamine-phosphate kinase, whose translation MNKENLFISLFNNKHIGDDAAYIDGFVYSADAFFEDIHFKREWMSLYEIGYKAMAVNISDAIAMNAEPKYAILSIGLPKDIRPICMKELSLGLRDCASFYKTEIIGGDTIASNKIDISITLISKTKKPIFRKRVKEGYYLAYTGELGSVKRDLNRLFRGVKVSKYSKFKRPVLKKEFMKRVSRYIKAAMDISDGLFEDLGKLSKLNRIGFEFFEKIPKRVGCSGEEYELLFAFDKRDLKAILNISKITRTPITIFAKAAFKPYRNICKPHHFT comes from the coding sequence GTGAATAAAGAGAACTTGTTTATAAGTTTATTTAATAACAAGCATATAGGAGATGACGCGGCATATATAGATGGGTTTGTATATAGTGCAGATGCTTTTTTTGAAGATATACACTTTAAGAGAGAGTGGATGAGCCTTTATGAGATAGGCTATAAAGCAATGGCTGTAAATATATCAGACGCAATTGCTATGAATGCTGAGCCGAAATACGCTATTTTAAGTATAGGTTTGCCAAAAGATATAAGACCTATCTGTATGAAAGAGCTCTCTTTGGGACTTAGAGATTGCGCTAGTTTTTATAAAACTGAAATAATTGGCGGAGACACCATAGCTTCAAATAAGATTGATATATCTATAACTTTGATATCTAAAACAAAAAAACCAATTTTTAGAAAAAGAGTAAAAGAGGGTTATTATCTGGCATATACTGGTGAACTTGGCAGTGTAAAAAGAGACTTAAATCGACTATTTAGGGGTGTAAAGGTATCAAAATATTCCAAATTTAAAAGACCGGTTTTAAAAAAAGAGTTCATGAAAAGAGTTTCACGATATATAAAAGCAGCTATGGATATAAGCGACGGGCTTTTTGAGGATCTTGGTAAACTTTCAAAACTAAACCGTATAGGATTTGAGTTTTTTGAAAAAATTCCAAAAAGGGTAGGTTGTAGCGGTGAAGAGTATGAGCTTTTGTTTGCATTCGACAAAAGAGATTTAAAAGCAATTTTAAATATATCAAAAATTACAAGAACACCTATAACAATTTTTGCAAAAGCTGCTTTTAAGCCTTACAGAAATATTTGTAAGCCACATCATTTTACTTGA
- the sdhA gene encoding succinate dehydrogenase flavoprotein subunit — protein sequence MEIPIIKKDVIIVGAGLAGCAAARELKKSGKDVLVLTKLHPLRSHSGAAQGGVNAALSEEDDIELHMFDTVKGSDYLADQNAVELMCSKAPETIRWIEKMGAVFSRREDGKIAQRPFGGQSKPRACFAKDRTGLTLLQTIYEQAFKEGVEFWDEWYVADILYKDGKAYGVVAYNLRDSKPAIFNAKAVMFATGGYARAFKINSNAHANTGDGLSIFARHGLPLEDMEFVQFHPSGLAGSGILISEAARGEGGKLYNSKGERFMEKYAPEKMELAPRDVVSRAIANEIREGRGVGPDNMAVYLDLTHLGEEKIMERLPELRDLALTFLGQDMVKEPIMITVTAHYSMGGIPVDIDGHVRKNKEEFVEGLYAAGECACVSVHGANRLGANSLLEALFFGRHVGESIAKDLDNISFEEAQKVEANRMLEEMEFLLTNNGKESTAQLRKELQDSMFENAGVFRTEESLIKQKEKLKELKERFKNIRIEDKSKTFNTDLQEAIELGHMLDYAAFIVEGAIARCESRGAHYREDFTKRDDENFLKHTLAYMDEEGNITLEYMDVVLGKFEPQERKY from the coding sequence ATGGAAATACCTATTATAAAAAAAGACGTAATTATCGTTGGAGCGGGACTTGCCGGATGTGCAGCCGCAAGAGAACTTAAAAAGAGTGGAAAGGATGTTTTGGTACTAACTAAACTCCACCCTCTAAGAAGTCATTCCGGCGCCGCGCAAGGCGGTGTAAACGCCGCTTTGAGCGAAGAAGACGACATTGAACTACATATGTTCGATACCGTTAAAGGAAGTGACTATCTAGCCGATCAAAATGCAGTTGAACTTATGTGTAGCAAAGCTCCTGAAACTATCAGATGGATAGAAAAAATGGGAGCTGTATTTAGCAGACGTGAAGATGGTAAAATAGCTCAAAGACCTTTTGGAGGACAGAGCAAACCAAGAGCATGTTTTGCAAAAGATAGAACCGGACTTACACTTTTACAAACAATCTACGAACAAGCTTTTAAAGAGGGAGTAGAGTTCTGGGACGAGTGGTATGTGGCGGATATCTTATATAAAGATGGAAAAGCTTACGGTGTTGTTGCTTACAACTTAAGAGACTCAAAACCAGCAATATTTAACGCCAAAGCCGTAATGTTTGCTACAGGCGGTTACGCAAGAGCTTTCAAAATCAACTCAAACGCACATGCAAATACTGGTGATGGACTAAGTATCTTCGCAAGACACGGTCTTCCGCTTGAAGATATGGAGTTCGTTCAGTTTCACCCCTCAGGTCTTGCAGGGAGCGGGATTTTGATAAGTGAAGCAGCTCGTGGAGAGGGAGGTAAACTTTACAACTCCAAAGGCGAAAGATTTATGGAAAAGTACGCTCCCGAAAAAATGGAGCTAGCACCAAGAGATGTGGTTAGTAGAGCAATAGCAAATGAGATAAGAGAAGGTAGAGGCGTAGGCCCTGACAATATGGCCGTATATCTTGATCTAACCCATCTAGGCGAAGAGAAAATTATGGAAAGACTCCCGGAACTTAGAGACCTAGCTCTAACTTTCCTTGGCCAAGATATGGTAAAAGAGCCTATTATGATAACCGTTACGGCGCACTACTCTATGGGCGGTATCCCGGTAGATATCGACGGACATGTGAGAAAAAACAAAGAGGAGTTTGTTGAGGGACTATACGCAGCGGGTGAGTGTGCTTGCGTAAGTGTTCACGGCGCAAATAGGTTAGGCGCCAACTCTTTGTTGGAAGCCCTCTTTTTCGGTAGACACGTAGGAGAGTCTATAGCAAAAGATTTGGATAATATCTCATTTGAAGAGGCTCAAAAAGTTGAAGCAAACAGAATGCTTGAGGAGATGGAGTTTCTTCTAACAAACAATGGAAAAGAGAGTACGGCACAGCTTAGAAAAGAACTTCAAGATAGTATGTTTGAAAACGCAGGCGTTTTTAGAACAGAAGAGTCATTGATAAAACAGAAAGAGAAGTTAAAAGAACTTAAAGAGAGATTTAAAAATATACGAATAGAAGATAAATCAAAAACATTCAATACAGACCTTCAAGAAGCAATTGAACTAGGTCATATGTTAGATTATGCAGCTTTCATAGTTGAAGGCGCGATTGCTAGATGTGAGTCGAGAGGAGCTCACTATAGAGAAGATTTTACAAAAAGAGACGATGAAAACTTCCTCAAACATACATTAGCTTATATGGATGAAGAAGGAAATATTACTTTAGAGTATATGGATGTGGTACTCGGCAAATTTGAACCTCAAGAAAGAAAATATTAA
- a CDS encoding succinate dehydrogenase/fumarate reductase iron-sulfur subunit, which translates to MEKQKVTINVFRFNAETDYLPHYDKFEIEVSKEEVVLDVLNRIKWEHDGSFTYRRSCRHGICGSCAIKVNGRSTLACKERMIDMIELFGTELTFDPVSKNRAVKDMVVDKSDFWKKHDSIIPYLVAEIDEHPESENIVPPNEAEKIDEADYCIQCGCCYYACPVVNEANEDYLGPAAFVKAYRFNADVRDETKKERLKIVDKLGKGVWDCVKCYECTEACPKELDPMSKITKLHNQLFQEEVVQKNVASRHAVGFKKSIEKHGILDEGMLVAYSEGCGVFKHIPEALAMWKKGKIVMPWEMPKSKKLDEIKKLIKISSTAKF; encoded by the coding sequence ATGGAAAAGCAAAAAGTTACTATTAACGTTTTTAGGTTCAATGCAGAAACAGACTATCTTCCTCATTATGATAAATTCGAGATAGAGGTTTCAAAAGAAGAGGTTGTTTTAGATGTTTTAAATAGAATAAAATGGGAACATGATGGAAGTTTCACATACAGAAGAAGCTGCAGACACGGGATATGCGGGAGTTGTGCCATCAAAGTAAACGGAAGAAGCACTCTTGCATGTAAAGAGAGAATGATAGATATGATAGAACTTTTTGGAACAGAACTCACTTTCGATCCTGTTTCGAAAAATAGAGCCGTTAAAGATATGGTTGTTGACAAAAGCGATTTTTGGAAAAAACATGACTCCATTATCCCTTATCTAGTTGCCGAAATCGACGAACATCCCGAAAGCGAAAATATAGTTCCTCCAAATGAAGCCGAGAAGATTGATGAGGCCGACTACTGTATTCAATGCGGATGCTGTTACTACGCTTGTCCCGTAGTAAATGAAGCAAATGAGGACTACTTAGGACCTGCCGCCTTCGTAAAAGCTTACAGATTCAATGCCGATGTAAGAGATGAAACTAAAAAAGAGAGGCTAAAAATCGTAGATAAACTAGGAAAAGGAGTTTGGGACTGCGTTAAATGTTATGAGTGTACGGAAGCCTGCCCTAAAGAGCTTGATCCTATGAGCAAAATAACAAAACTACACAATCAACTATTCCAAGAAGAAGTTGTGCAAAAAAATGTTGCCAGCCGTCATGCCGTAGGATTTAAAAAATCTATAGAAAAACATGGTATTTTGGATGAAGGAATGTTAGTTGCATACAGTGAAGGTTGTGGGGTATTTAAACATATCCCGGAAGCTTTGGCTATGTGGAAAAAAGGCAAAATTGTTATGCCTTGGGAGATGCCAAAATCCAAAAAACTTGATGAGATTAAAAAACTAATTAAAATTTCATCTACAGCTAAATTTTAA
- a CDS encoding CoB--CoM heterodisulfide reductase iron-sulfur subunit B family protein, with protein sequence MSLKYALYTGCTARESTPELLKSTLAVAKKLDIELVLLDEASCCGASHLQDFDDFLSLVLNARNICYAEMLELPMITICNTCQLNTALTKKRLDENPELKERVNEKLGEVGLEYKGNVSVRHFLYALIEDYGLDNLRKKVVKPLSQFNIAPFYGCHNIRPSELHHFTNNTKESAYNPTSLDDLIEALEGNSVDYEHKNKCCGFHVDLQAPKTANRLSGNALVDAIDNDADMMVTPCPLCHLNLDVKQHAASREVGRDINLPVLHLPQLIGLALGCTPEEVGIQHNVTEVNIV encoded by the coding sequence ATGAGTTTGAAGTATGCGCTTTATACAGGATGTACGGCAAGAGAAAGTACGCCGGAACTGCTAAAATCGACTTTGGCTGTTGCTAAAAAACTAGATATCGAACTTGTTTTGTTGGATGAAGCAAGTTGTTGTGGAGCAAGTCATCTTCAAGATTTTGACGATTTTTTATCTTTAGTTTTAAACGCAAGAAATATCTGCTATGCAGAAATGCTTGAACTTCCTATGATAACAATATGCAATACTTGTCAATTAAATACGGCACTAACTAAAAAAAGACTTGACGAAAATCCTGAACTTAAAGAGAGAGTAAACGAAAAACTTGGTGAAGTTGGTCTTGAATATAAAGGTAATGTTAGCGTCAGACACTTTTTATACGCACTTATAGAGGATTATGGGCTAGATAATCTTAGAAAAAAGGTTGTAAAACCTCTAAGTCAGTTCAACATAGCGCCATTTTACGGATGTCACAACATAAGACCAAGCGAGCTTCACCATTTTACAAACAACACTAAAGAATCAGCTTACAACCCTACAAGTCTTGATGATTTGATTGAGGCTTTGGAAGGAAATAGCGTTGATTACGAACATAAAAACAAGTGTTGCGGATTTCATGTGGATCTTCAAGCGCCAAAAACCGCAAATAGGCTAAGTGGTAACGCTTTAGTGGACGCTATAGACAACGATGCTGATATGATGGTTACTCCTTGCCCTCTTTGTCATCTAAATCTTGATGTTAAACAGCACGCGGCATCACGTGAGGTTGGAAGAGATATAAACCTGCCGGTTCTTCATCTTCCTCAACTAATAGGTCTAGCTCTTGGATGTACTCCTGAAGAAGTAGGAATCCAACA